CCGTGCGGTGGAACGTCGAGACGACCACGCCATCGTACCGCGTTTCCGATTTTCCATCCTCGACCACGATTTCGTTACGGCCTAGAGCAACATCAGGGGTGCAGCTCGGAAAGGCCATGCCGACGTGGGCCATCTTGTGCGTGTTCGTCTCGAACACCGGTAACTTGGGCTTCTCCTCCTCAGGCTTGCCCTCTTCCTTGGGAGCGACATCGGCAGCTGGTTGAACGGTCTCTTCGTACGGTCGCCACGGTCCGAACACTCCCTCTTCTTCAACCTCCTTTTCAGTCAGACGCCGACGCCGCTTAGCGTCGCCGTCACTTTGGTGGGCGAGGGACACTTGCCGGTCGCCTTCACGCAACTGGTCATCAAAGCTGACCTCGTCCACATACGTTTTCTCGGTGACGCCGGAGGGAGTGACAAACACGCCGCTGACGGACTCGGCTTCCGGCGCCATTGGGTTCCTATTAGCCTTATTGTAGCTCTCGAGGGCCTTCTGCGTAATCACCGAAATGCTCTGGTGGTACGGGTGGTCAACGGGGTAGTTTAACAACACCATGTCCTGTGCATTCCTAGTGTGCTCCCTCAGCCGGCTCTTCATCAGAGCTGTGGCGTTAGCCTCCATGCTTTGCATCTTACGCGCAACCACCTCGGGCTCGGTAATCGCCGCTCCAGCGTCGGCATCTGCGCCGCTAACACTCACGAGCCCAGTAGCGTTGTTGCGAGACCCAAATTGAACCGACACCACACCCATGCGACCATCCGGCAACACGGCAAGGGAGGAGCTCTCCTCCGTGGAAGGTTTGTACTTGCCGCCATAGCGCACCGGCCTCTCCGTGCTAATGTCGTTGGACTTCGCTAGGTTTGAGCGGTGATATGAGGCGTGAATCCGAGAGCTCAGAGAGCCGGCTCCTTCTAGGGCCTCGGTGTCCATGGTATTGACGTTGGCAAAGCTGGGCGTAGGTTGCGATTTGGTTGATTCGGAAGCCGAAGGTGCTTGTGCGGCTGTGGATCCATGGTTTACTGTTTGGCTTGAAGGGGTGTATGGGTTGCGATTGGTGGTAGAGGATGGATCGGAGCTTTGGGTCACACTGGACTGCGGTGTCGAGCGGCCGCTACCAAAGGCCAAAAAGTGCTGGTGGACCGGGTTACTAGTAATTAGACCGTCTCCTCCCGGTTGCTGTCCATTATT
This genomic stretch from Babesia bigemina genome assembly Bbig001, chromosome : III harbors:
- a CDS encoding WD domain, G-beta repeat containing protein, putative, which codes for MDSLTSYDSDDGAPPGDTAPTTLTPAPSAGKGKQGSSATNSAYKGINNGQQPGGDGLITSNPVHQHFLAFGSGRSTPQSSVTQSSDPSSTTNRNPYTPSSQTVNHGSTAAQAPSASESTKSQPTPSFANVNTMDTEALEGAGSLSSRIHASYHRSNLAKSNDISTERPVRYGGKYKPSTEESSSLAVLPDGRMGVVSVQFGSRNNATGLVSVSGADADAGAAITEPEVVARKMQSMEANATALMKSRLREHTRNAQDMVLLNYPVDHPYHQSISVITQKALESYNKANRNPMAPEAESVSGVFVTPSGVTEKTYVDEVSFDDQLREGDRQVSLAHQSDGDAKRRRRLTEKEVEEEGVFGPWRPYEETVQPAADVAPKEEGKPEEEKPKLPVFETNTHKMAHVGMAFPSCTPDVALGRNEIVVEDGKSETRYDGVVVSTFHRTVDPSSPPSRPWVLPPKNLKMVDPEEYKSFLPKKEVYTYTGHTMAVQAIRYIPRTGHCLLSASMDGFVKIWDANNNRRCMRTFKGHCKGVRDIAFANAYGTKFYSCGYDSSVILWDTEYGKVLGVYAQEALPYCVTVYPKDEGIFIVGGANRKACQYDARTGKVSLEYSAHMSNVSTATFFNDDRKLMTTGDDRRIVIWEYNLPVPVKQLADPSMHSMPAVVMHPSDKFMLAQAMSNQILVYESSHSRFRFFGGKRFKGHICSGYAIRPTCSPDGRYVASGDVRGRVFLWDWRTCRNLVTLPGHKSVTMDCQWHPLQPSRLATCSWDGTIKLWD